A window from Odocoileus virginianus isolate 20LAN1187 ecotype Illinois chromosome 24, Ovbor_1.2, whole genome shotgun sequence encodes these proteins:
- the LOC139030797 gene encoding dapper homolog 3-like, with product MEIVLRRRAEGKASSQAHPRHPRREPPGPPSAGAGPGAAPLPARLALSSLLGRAAPPRPAPPPPSSPRAERALRGAQPGAGAGARASRRLPAWAPGGAVSRPRSWNLKRQARREVRAAARESGTPGARRLRPRPAARASPARKVFCGDDSGSA from the coding sequence ATGGAAATCGTTTTAAGGAGGAGGGCGGAGGGGAAAGCCAGCAGCCAGGCACATCCTCGTCACCCCCGAAGGGAGCCGCCGGGGCCGCCGAGCGCGGGCGCGGGACCGGGCGCGGCGCCTCTGCCGGCCCGGCTCGCTCTTTCTTCGCTCCTCGGCCGGGCCGCGcctccccgccccgcgccgccgccgccgagcaGCCCGCGGGCTGAGCGAGCCCTCCGCGGCGCGCAGCCGGGAGCGGGAGCGGGAGCGCGAGCGAGCCGCCGCCTGCCGGCCTGGGCGCCGGGCGGCGCTGTCTCCCGGCCGCGCAGCTGGAATTTAAAGAGACAGGCGCGGCGCGAGGTCCGGGCCGCGGCCCGGGAGAGCGGCACGCCGGGCGCCCGCCGCCTGCGCCCCCGCCCAGCGGCCCGAGCCAGCCCTGCGAGGAAAGTTTTCTGCGGGGACGACTCGGGGAGCGCCTGA